The following are from one region of the Serinus canaria isolate serCan28SL12 chromosome 8, serCan2020, whole genome shotgun sequence genome:
- the SERBP1 gene encoding plasminogen activator inhibitor 1 RNA-binding protein isoform X4 produces MPGHLQEGFGCVVTNRFDQLFDDESDPFEVLRAAESRRKESGGGGGGSQAGGGARGPAGAQSGSSGGAGGVGQAGGGAGSAAKQLRRESQKERKNPLPPFAGGDRREDGGGQPGAPLRKEGIRRIGRRPDQQQQQQQQGEGKPIDRRPERRPPRERRFEKPAEEKGEGGEFSVDKPILDRPMRGRGGLGRGRGRGRGMGRGDGFDSRGKREFDRHSGSDRSGLKHEDKRGGSGSHNWGTVKDELTELDQSAVTEETPEGEEHPPADSENKENEVEEVKEEGPKEMTLDEWKAIQSKDRAKVEFNIRKPNEGADGQWKKGFVLHKSKSEEAHAEDSVMDHHFRKPANDITSQLEINFGDLGRPGRGGRGGRGGRGRGGRASRGGRTDKLVKEFDVIHTPNQSSASAPDVDDPEAFPALS; encoded by the exons ATGCCCGGACACCTGCAGGAGGGCTTCGGGTGCGTCGTCACCAACCGCTTCGATCAGCTCTTCGATGACGAGTCCGACCCCTTCGAGGTGCTGCGCGCGGCGGAGAGCCGGAGGAAGgagagcggcggcggcggcggcgggagccaagcgggcggcggggcccgcGGCCCGGCGGGCGCCCAGAGCGGCTCCTCGGGCGGGGCCGGCGGAGTAGGCCaggcgggcggcggcgcgggcagCGCGGCCAAGCAGCTGCGCAGGGAGTCGCAGAAGGAGCGCAAGAACCCGCTGCCGCCCTTCGCCGGCGGGGACCGCCGGGAGGATGGCGGGGGCCAGCCCGGAGCGCCGCTGCGGAAGGAGG GGATAAGGAGGATTGGCAGGAGGCctgatcagcagcagcagcagcagcagcagggagaaggcaAACCCATCGACAGGAGACCCGAGCGACGACCTCCCCGCGAGCGCCGCTTCGAGAAACCCGCCGAGGAGAAGGGCGAGGGAGGAGAGTTCTCCGTGGATAA ACCCATCCTGGACCGACCCATGCGTGGACGTGGAGGCCtgggccggggccgcggccgcggGCGCGGGATGGGCCGAGGAGATGGCTTTGACTCTCGTGGCAAACGGGAATTTGACAGACACAGTGGCAGCGATAGATC CGGCCTAAAGCACGAGGACAAGCGCGGTGGCAGCGGATCACACAACTGGGGAACCGTCAAAGACGAACTAAC TGAATTGGATCAGTCAGCTGTAACTGAGGAAACGCCGGAGGGAGAGGAGCATCCGCCTGCTGATTCTGAAAACAA AGAGAATGAGGTTGAAGAAGTTAAGGAAGAAGGCCCCAAGGAAATGACCCTGGATGAGTGGAAAGCCATTCAAAGCAAGGATCGTGCAAAAGTCGAGTTCAACATCCGCAAACCAAACGAGGGAGCTGATGGGCAGTGGAAAAAAGGATTTGTGCTCCACAAGTCAAAGAGTGAGGAG GCTCACGCTGAGGACTCGGTCATGGATCACCACTTCCGCAAGCCCGCCAACGACATCACATCCCAGCTGGAGATCAACTTTGGAGACCTGGGCCGCCCCGGGCGCGGCGGCAGAGGGGGCAGGggcggccggggccgcgggggcaGGGCCAGCCGTGGGGGCAGGACCGACAAG
- the SERBP1 gene encoding plasminogen activator inhibitor 1 RNA-binding protein isoform X1, giving the protein MPGHLQEGFGCVVTNRFDQLFDDESDPFEVLRAAESRRKESGGGGGGSQAGGGARGPAGAQSGSSGGAGGVGQAGGGAGSAAKQLRRESQKERKNPLPPFAGGDRREDGGGQPGAPLRKEGIRRIGRRPDQQQQQQQQGEGKPIDRRPERRPPRERRFEKPAEEKGEGGEFSVDKPILDRPMRGRGGLGRGRGRGRGMGRGDGFDSRGKREFDRHSGSDRSSVSHSHFSGLKHEDKRGGSGSHNWGTVKDELTELDQSAVTEETPEGEEHPPADSENKENEVEEVKEEGPKEMTLDEWKAIQSKDRAKVEFNIRKPNEGADGQWKKGFVLHKSKSEETKAMTEMQGSLLDSNEAHAEDSVMDHHFRKPANDITSQLEINFGDLGRPGRGGRGGRGGRGRGGRASRGGRTDKLVKEFDVIHTPNQSSASAPDVDDPEAFPALS; this is encoded by the exons ATGCCCGGACACCTGCAGGAGGGCTTCGGGTGCGTCGTCACCAACCGCTTCGATCAGCTCTTCGATGACGAGTCCGACCCCTTCGAGGTGCTGCGCGCGGCGGAGAGCCGGAGGAAGgagagcggcggcggcggcggcgggagccaagcgggcggcggggcccgcGGCCCGGCGGGCGCCCAGAGCGGCTCCTCGGGCGGGGCCGGCGGAGTAGGCCaggcgggcggcggcgcgggcagCGCGGCCAAGCAGCTGCGCAGGGAGTCGCAGAAGGAGCGCAAGAACCCGCTGCCGCCCTTCGCCGGCGGGGACCGCCGGGAGGATGGCGGGGGCCAGCCCGGAGCGCCGCTGCGGAAGGAGG GGATAAGGAGGATTGGCAGGAGGCctgatcagcagcagcagcagcagcagcagggagaaggcaAACCCATCGACAGGAGACCCGAGCGACGACCTCCCCGCGAGCGCCGCTTCGAGAAACCCGCCGAGGAGAAGGGCGAGGGAGGAGAGTTCTCCGTGGATAA ACCCATCCTGGACCGACCCATGCGTGGACGTGGAGGCCtgggccggggccgcggccgcggGCGCGGGATGGGCCGAGGAGATGGCTTTGACTCTCGTGGCAAACGGGAATTTGACAGACACAGTGGCAGCGATAGATC TTCTGTTTCACATTCACATTTCAGCGGCCTAAAGCACGAGGACAAGCGCGGTGGCAGCGGATCACACAACTGGGGAACCGTCAAAGACGAACTAAC TGAATTGGATCAGTCAGCTGTAACTGAGGAAACGCCGGAGGGAGAGGAGCATCCGCCTGCTGATTCTGAAAACAA AGAGAATGAGGTTGAAGAAGTTAAGGAAGAAGGCCCCAAGGAAATGACCCTGGATGAGTGGAAAGCCATTCAAAGCAAGGATCGTGCAAAAGTCGAGTTCAACATCCGCAAACCAAACGAGGGAGCTGATGGGCAGTGGAAAAAAGGATTTGTGCTCCACAAGTCAAAGAGTGAGGAG ACAAAGGCGATGACAGAAATGCAGGGGAGTCTGCTGGATTCAAATGAG GCTCACGCTGAGGACTCGGTCATGGATCACCACTTCCGCAAGCCCGCCAACGACATCACATCCCAGCTGGAGATCAACTTTGGAGACCTGGGCCGCCCCGGGCGCGGCGGCAGAGGGGGCAGGggcggccggggccgcgggggcaGGGCCAGCCGTGGGGGCAGGACCGACAAG
- the SERBP1 gene encoding plasminogen activator inhibitor 1 RNA-binding protein isoform X2 codes for MPGHLQEGFGCVVTNRFDQLFDDESDPFEVLRAAESRRKESGGGGGGSQAGGGARGPAGAQSGSSGGAGGVGQAGGGAGSAAKQLRRESQKERKNPLPPFAGGDRREDGGGQPGAPLRKEGIRRIGRRPDQQQQQQQQGEGKPIDRRPERRPPRERRFEKPAEEKGEGGEFSVDKPILDRPMRGRGGLGRGRGRGRGMGRGDGFDSRGKREFDRHSGSDRSGLKHEDKRGGSGSHNWGTVKDELTELDQSAVTEETPEGEEHPPADSENKENEVEEVKEEGPKEMTLDEWKAIQSKDRAKVEFNIRKPNEGADGQWKKGFVLHKSKSEETKAMTEMQGSLLDSNEAHAEDSVMDHHFRKPANDITSQLEINFGDLGRPGRGGRGGRGGRGRGGRASRGGRTDKLVKEFDVIHTPNQSSASAPDVDDPEAFPALS; via the exons ATGCCCGGACACCTGCAGGAGGGCTTCGGGTGCGTCGTCACCAACCGCTTCGATCAGCTCTTCGATGACGAGTCCGACCCCTTCGAGGTGCTGCGCGCGGCGGAGAGCCGGAGGAAGgagagcggcggcggcggcggcgggagccaagcgggcggcggggcccgcGGCCCGGCGGGCGCCCAGAGCGGCTCCTCGGGCGGGGCCGGCGGAGTAGGCCaggcgggcggcggcgcgggcagCGCGGCCAAGCAGCTGCGCAGGGAGTCGCAGAAGGAGCGCAAGAACCCGCTGCCGCCCTTCGCCGGCGGGGACCGCCGGGAGGATGGCGGGGGCCAGCCCGGAGCGCCGCTGCGGAAGGAGG GGATAAGGAGGATTGGCAGGAGGCctgatcagcagcagcagcagcagcagcagggagaaggcaAACCCATCGACAGGAGACCCGAGCGACGACCTCCCCGCGAGCGCCGCTTCGAGAAACCCGCCGAGGAGAAGGGCGAGGGAGGAGAGTTCTCCGTGGATAA ACCCATCCTGGACCGACCCATGCGTGGACGTGGAGGCCtgggccggggccgcggccgcggGCGCGGGATGGGCCGAGGAGATGGCTTTGACTCTCGTGGCAAACGGGAATTTGACAGACACAGTGGCAGCGATAGATC CGGCCTAAAGCACGAGGACAAGCGCGGTGGCAGCGGATCACACAACTGGGGAACCGTCAAAGACGAACTAAC TGAATTGGATCAGTCAGCTGTAACTGAGGAAACGCCGGAGGGAGAGGAGCATCCGCCTGCTGATTCTGAAAACAA AGAGAATGAGGTTGAAGAAGTTAAGGAAGAAGGCCCCAAGGAAATGACCCTGGATGAGTGGAAAGCCATTCAAAGCAAGGATCGTGCAAAAGTCGAGTTCAACATCCGCAAACCAAACGAGGGAGCTGATGGGCAGTGGAAAAAAGGATTTGTGCTCCACAAGTCAAAGAGTGAGGAG ACAAAGGCGATGACAGAAATGCAGGGGAGTCTGCTGGATTCAAATGAG GCTCACGCTGAGGACTCGGTCATGGATCACCACTTCCGCAAGCCCGCCAACGACATCACATCCCAGCTGGAGATCAACTTTGGAGACCTGGGCCGCCCCGGGCGCGGCGGCAGAGGGGGCAGGggcggccggggccgcgggggcaGGGCCAGCCGTGGGGGCAGGACCGACAAG
- the SERBP1 gene encoding plasminogen activator inhibitor 1 RNA-binding protein isoform X3, with protein sequence MPGHLQEGFGCVVTNRFDQLFDDESDPFEVLRAAESRRKESGGGGGGSQAGGGARGPAGAQSGSSGGAGGVGQAGGGAGSAAKQLRRESQKERKNPLPPFAGGDRREDGGGQPGAPLRKEGIRRIGRRPDQQQQQQQQGEGKPIDRRPERRPPRERRFEKPAEEKGEGGEFSVDKPILDRPMRGRGGLGRGRGRGRGMGRGDGFDSRGKREFDRHSGSDRSSVSHSHFSGLKHEDKRGGSGSHNWGTVKDELTELDQSAVTEETPEGEEHPPADSENKENEVEEVKEEGPKEMTLDEWKAIQSKDRAKVEFNIRKPNEGADGQWKKGFVLHKSKSEEAHAEDSVMDHHFRKPANDITSQLEINFGDLGRPGRGGRGGRGGRGRGGRASRGGRTDKLVKEFDVIHTPNQSSASAPDVDDPEAFPALS encoded by the exons ATGCCCGGACACCTGCAGGAGGGCTTCGGGTGCGTCGTCACCAACCGCTTCGATCAGCTCTTCGATGACGAGTCCGACCCCTTCGAGGTGCTGCGCGCGGCGGAGAGCCGGAGGAAGgagagcggcggcggcggcggcgggagccaagcgggcggcggggcccgcGGCCCGGCGGGCGCCCAGAGCGGCTCCTCGGGCGGGGCCGGCGGAGTAGGCCaggcgggcggcggcgcgggcagCGCGGCCAAGCAGCTGCGCAGGGAGTCGCAGAAGGAGCGCAAGAACCCGCTGCCGCCCTTCGCCGGCGGGGACCGCCGGGAGGATGGCGGGGGCCAGCCCGGAGCGCCGCTGCGGAAGGAGG GGATAAGGAGGATTGGCAGGAGGCctgatcagcagcagcagcagcagcagcagggagaaggcaAACCCATCGACAGGAGACCCGAGCGACGACCTCCCCGCGAGCGCCGCTTCGAGAAACCCGCCGAGGAGAAGGGCGAGGGAGGAGAGTTCTCCGTGGATAA ACCCATCCTGGACCGACCCATGCGTGGACGTGGAGGCCtgggccggggccgcggccgcggGCGCGGGATGGGCCGAGGAGATGGCTTTGACTCTCGTGGCAAACGGGAATTTGACAGACACAGTGGCAGCGATAGATC TTCTGTTTCACATTCACATTTCAGCGGCCTAAAGCACGAGGACAAGCGCGGTGGCAGCGGATCACACAACTGGGGAACCGTCAAAGACGAACTAAC TGAATTGGATCAGTCAGCTGTAACTGAGGAAACGCCGGAGGGAGAGGAGCATCCGCCTGCTGATTCTGAAAACAA AGAGAATGAGGTTGAAGAAGTTAAGGAAGAAGGCCCCAAGGAAATGACCCTGGATGAGTGGAAAGCCATTCAAAGCAAGGATCGTGCAAAAGTCGAGTTCAACATCCGCAAACCAAACGAGGGAGCTGATGGGCAGTGGAAAAAAGGATTTGTGCTCCACAAGTCAAAGAGTGAGGAG GCTCACGCTGAGGACTCGGTCATGGATCACCACTTCCGCAAGCCCGCCAACGACATCACATCCCAGCTGGAGATCAACTTTGGAGACCTGGGCCGCCCCGGGCGCGGCGGCAGAGGGGGCAGGggcggccggggccgcgggggcaGGGCCAGCCGTGGGGGCAGGACCGACAAG
- the SERBP1 gene encoding plasminogen activator inhibitor 1 RNA-binding protein isoform X5 — translation MASRAGSSSTAPKLQRSAGIRRIGRRPDQQQQQQQQGEGKPIDRRPERRPPRERRFEKPAEEKGEGGEFSVDKPILDRPMRGRGGLGRGRGRGRGMGRGDGFDSRGKREFDRHSGSDRSSVSHSHFSGLKHEDKRGGSGSHNWGTVKDELTELDQSAVTEETPEGEEHPPADSENKENEVEEVKEEGPKEMTLDEWKAIQSKDRAKVEFNIRKPNEGADGQWKKGFVLHKSKSEETKAMTEMQGSLLDSNEAHAEDSVMDHHFRKPANDITSQLEINFGDLGRPGRGGRGGRGGRGRGGRASRGGRTDKLVKEFDVIHTPNQSSASAPDVDDPEAFPALS, via the exons ATGGCGTCCCGTGCGGGCAGCAGCTCCACCGCGCCCAAACTTCAGCGCTCGGCAG GGATAAGGAGGATTGGCAGGAGGCctgatcagcagcagcagcagcagcagcagggagaaggcaAACCCATCGACAGGAGACCCGAGCGACGACCTCCCCGCGAGCGCCGCTTCGAGAAACCCGCCGAGGAGAAGGGCGAGGGAGGAGAGTTCTCCGTGGATAA ACCCATCCTGGACCGACCCATGCGTGGACGTGGAGGCCtgggccggggccgcggccgcggGCGCGGGATGGGCCGAGGAGATGGCTTTGACTCTCGTGGCAAACGGGAATTTGACAGACACAGTGGCAGCGATAGATC TTCTGTTTCACATTCACATTTCAGCGGCCTAAAGCACGAGGACAAGCGCGGTGGCAGCGGATCACACAACTGGGGAACCGTCAAAGACGAACTAAC TGAATTGGATCAGTCAGCTGTAACTGAGGAAACGCCGGAGGGAGAGGAGCATCCGCCTGCTGATTCTGAAAACAA AGAGAATGAGGTTGAAGAAGTTAAGGAAGAAGGCCCCAAGGAAATGACCCTGGATGAGTGGAAAGCCATTCAAAGCAAGGATCGTGCAAAAGTCGAGTTCAACATCCGCAAACCAAACGAGGGAGCTGATGGGCAGTGGAAAAAAGGATTTGTGCTCCACAAGTCAAAGAGTGAGGAG ACAAAGGCGATGACAGAAATGCAGGGGAGTCTGCTGGATTCAAATGAG GCTCACGCTGAGGACTCGGTCATGGATCACCACTTCCGCAAGCCCGCCAACGACATCACATCCCAGCTGGAGATCAACTTTGGAGACCTGGGCCGCCCCGGGCGCGGCGGCAGAGGGGGCAGGggcggccggggccgcgggggcaGGGCCAGCCGTGGGGGCAGGACCGACAAG